Part of the Equus caballus isolate H_3958 breed thoroughbred chromosome 18, TB-T2T, whole genome shotgun sequence genome is shown below.
CCCCCCACTCTGCCACCCTCCCAGGGACAAGCTCGGGGGCACCAGGACTTCGGCCCGGGTCTGGCCCTTCTGGAGCCTCCCTACAGAGGCTGACAGGGGCCACCGCGGGCGACAGGGCTACCCCCGGGGTACCCCCATCCCCCGGCCTCGGGCGCCCCCTTCGGCTTCTCCTGCGGGGCAACCGAAACGCTGCTCTGGAGCCCATCTAACCAGCCCCCAGACCGTCTCCCTCCCGCCACCACGTGAACCTCCGCATCCGTCCTGCCACCCCCTCCGACGCCGCCCAGGGGCTGccggccccagccccggcccGAGCGCCGGCCGCCGGCTTACCTGGCGGGGGGGCAGGCAGGACGGCGGGAAGTGGCGGCCGGGCGGCGCTGGACGTGGCCGAGCGCCAGGTGCaggtggtggcggcggcggctccgGTTGCTGTCGCTACAGTTGCCGCTCAGTCCAGCTCCTCCTCCGCCACcgcctcctgggcctcccgcgTTGCCAGGAGAGGCCGAAGCGAGGCTCCGCTTCCTCTCAGAGTCTCCCAGGTGAGCTCCAGCCTGCGACGTCGGCAGGGGCGAGGCCCCCGAGCCGCGCCTGCGCGCCGGCCGCCTGCCCCGCCCAAGCCCTACCTGAGCGCTCCAGGTGAGGACCGGGGACCGCGCGGGCGGGGGCGCCGTCCGGGCCGGCGCGGCCGCCGCGCCTGCTCTCTCCGCGGTCGGCGCCGCCGGGTGTTCGCGCGAGGCGTTCCTCGGCCAGTCTACATTTCACGAGTCCTTCTCTGACCTGGTGGCCGGGGTCACCGTGTAACCAGCACACAGTCTGGGTCCTTGGGGAGCCAGAAGGTCTAGATTTCCCTCCCACACTGCCCTTCCTCTACGGTTCGCCAAAATGAAGGGGAGCGCTGCCCGGGGACTGGGGGGCCCAGTGCCGCCGAGGACCACCTCATGACCGCAGCAGCTGTCGGCTCATGTAGTTTCCTCCAGCAGGGTTCAGCAGCTTCTGTCACCAGTTAGGTTCGTGAGCTCTTGGGTGAGCTTCCTTCCCATGTAGTCTTGATTTCATCACTTGAGTCACTTCAGCGCAGCTAGTGGTTTCCGTTTCTGTAAGCGCGCGTTCTGGTAGGGGCGCCCCACGTCCAAAGGAGGAGCCTCCCTCTTCCGAAGAAGAGCCTCTGGTATTTGGCAGAGCCTTGCTAATTTGGGGCGCGCCACCCCTTCCTGGGTTGCTGTCGGAAGGCAAACCAGTTCCCCAATGAGAGGGAAAGCAGACACAATAGATAGAACCCCGCTGTCCTTGTTTGGAAAGACACTGTGATTTCCCGGAGAGGGCTTGCTTCTGCTGTGGGTTTGCTTACAAGCTCAACGTCTATTCGGAAGGTGAGAACGCAGACTCTATGGAGATGGTGTTTTTCGCCGttgcttttaagaaaaattttttaaatagtatttttttcttttatggtatTTACAACTTTCTGTTTCATCCTTCTGTCTGCTGTTATGACAAACATCGACACACCCGAAACCAGGACTTAAAATGACCTTTATACCCTCCTAtgaactcattcatttatttggctCTACGTTCAATGTACATAGGaatataaatagagaaatagCTGAAATTGTTTTAGTAGGGTGCTTAATTGCATAGTGGCAGATTTTTCTATAAAGTTTAGCTGTGGCCTTCCTCCTACATTTTTGACACATACTGTTATGGTTCCTATTTATTGGTATGTTAGTGTTATGTGTGACCTAAAATTAAGGTGTGGAAATACTGGTTAGTACAGTATCAACAGGTGTACCTTTGAACT
Proteins encoded:
- the LOC106781949 gene encoding sterile alpha motif domain-containing protein 1, giving the protein MPSPPEWKRGRLAPGPAPSDPPLCHPPRDKLGGTRTSARVWPFWSLPTEADRGHRGRQGYPRGTPIPRPRAPPSASPAGQPKRCSGAHLTSPQTVSLPPPREPPHPSCHPLRRRPGAAGPSPGPSAGRRLTWRGGRQDGGKWRPGGAGRGRAPGAGGGGGGSGCCRYSCRSVQLLLRHRLLGLPRCQERPKRGSASSQSLPGELQPATSAGARPPSRACAPAACPAQALPERSSSGGRKSKIKMPPDSVPGWNSDMMSGVGKVILNNEIQAMY